One Candidatus Methylacidithermus pantelleriae genomic window carries:
- the thrB gene encoding homoserine kinase — MREAKRKDWGREVRSVWVRVPASTANLGPGFDTLGLGLALYNVFRVERNDPGSISPPELPPLVRQVAELFFVQSQTEAFPFQWNCVQQEIPLARGLGSSAAARVAVLAALVKLAGIAWNREQLARWAAQLEGHPDNALPCALGGFVASTSGGARFLRIPLPKHFRVVLFIPSQELSTESARKVLPAAIPLTDAVSNLGRAVVLAGQFFGRKWQLSPDLFEDVWHQPVRTRLLPYWEAIKKAALEAGAQGFWLSGSGPTLAALAMRNTRRVKEAMAEAASRQRVCGQVQVVGPDNSGVRILRVA; from the coding sequence ATGAGGGAGGCGAAGCGAAAGGACTGGGGACGGGAAGTCCGTTCCGTGTGGGTGCGGGTTCCGGCGAGCACAGCGAACCTGGGCCCCGGGTTCGATACTTTGGGGTTGGGCTTGGCCCTGTATAACGTTTTTCGGGTTGAGCGTAATGATCCGGGCTCCATCTCCCCTCCCGAACTCCCTCCTCTTGTTCGCCAGGTAGCGGAACTTTTTTTTGTGCAATCCCAAACGGAGGCTTTTCCCTTCCAGTGGAATTGCGTGCAACAAGAAATCCCTCTGGCTCGAGGGCTCGGGAGTAGCGCTGCCGCGCGGGTAGCCGTTCTTGCGGCTCTGGTCAAGCTTGCGGGGATTGCGTGGAACCGGGAGCAACTGGCCCGCTGGGCGGCCCAGCTGGAAGGGCATCCTGATAACGCGCTGCCTTGCGCACTGGGCGGGTTTGTCGCTTCTACGTCGGGAGGGGCGCGCTTTTTACGAATCCCGCTTCCCAAGCATTTTCGTGTCGTGCTTTTTATCCCCTCCCAGGAGCTCTCCACGGAGAGTGCGCGAAAAGTTCTCCCTGCGGCCATTCCGCTCACTGACGCTGTGTCGAACCTAGGGAGGGCGGTTGTACTGGCTGGTCAATTCTTTGGGAGAAAGTGGCAATTAAGCCCAGATCTTTTCGAGGATGTTTGGCACCAGCCTGTCCGCACACGCCTGCTTCCCTACTGGGAAGCCATAAAAAAAGCGGCTCTAGAGGCTGGAGCTCAGGGTTTTTGGTTGAGCGGTTCTGGGCCCACTCTTGCCGCCTTGGCCATGCGAAACACCCGGAGAGTGAAAGAGGCCATGGCGGAAGCCGCCTCGCGCCAACGCGTTTGCGGGCAAGTCCAGGTGGTGGGCCCCGATAACTCTGGCGTGCGGATCCTTCGGGTCGCATGA
- a CDS encoding ATP synthase F0 subunit C produces MLAEITGNIGVGLAGLGAAIGVGLTAGKAAEAIGRNPGAFGQIFTLGILGMAFAEGLAIMVYFVVSK; encoded by the coding sequence ATGCTAGCAGAAATTACGGGTAACATTGGCGTTGGACTGGCAGGATTGGGGGCCGCGATTGGAGTTGGTCTTACGGCTGGAAAAGCGGCGGAGGCCATCGGGCGCAATCCGGGGGCCTTTGGGCAGATTTTCACTCTGGGGATTTTGGGGATGGCCTTTGCGGAGGGACTGGCTATTATGGTGTACTTTGTGGTGAGCAAGTAG
- the atpB gene encoding F0F1 ATP synthase subunit A produces the protein MKGLFLAVASSGQKAPVLNPAAEVVFSLGPIPITNSMIATWVVAGLLFLFIRLGTRKLTLVPSGLQNLIEACVEGLEAMTKGLLEPKVANWAFPVVATFFIFILLCNMTDLLPGVGSIGWGVPDPSNPLPAALRETAVPLLRPPTSDANLTGGMALVFFLTNTWWTIRYQGPKGLLLHLFGPKGGLRGWIAIPLALIFVAVGFIEIISILIRPVALSVRLYGNIFAGEAVLDVMLGYLWGLPAVPFYFLEVLVAVAQAMVFSLLTIAFTATTCSHIEEAHPHK, from the coding sequence GTGAAAGGACTTTTTCTAGCGGTCGCCTCATCCGGGCAAAAGGCGCCGGTGCTTAACCCGGCAGCCGAGGTCGTTTTTTCCCTTGGGCCCATTCCCATCACCAATTCCATGATCGCTACCTGGGTGGTGGCCGGGCTTTTATTCCTTTTCATTCGCCTGGGTACCCGGAAGCTTACCCTGGTTCCTAGCGGGTTGCAAAACCTGATCGAAGCATGCGTCGAGGGGCTTGAAGCGATGACCAAGGGGTTACTGGAACCCAAGGTAGCCAATTGGGCCTTTCCGGTGGTGGCGACCTTTTTTATCTTTATTCTCCTTTGTAATATGACCGATCTTCTTCCCGGAGTCGGAAGCATCGGATGGGGAGTACCGGACCCTTCCAATCCGCTCCCGGCCGCCCTTCGAGAAACGGCCGTTCCGCTGCTTCGCCCTCCCACCTCCGATGCGAATCTTACCGGAGGGATGGCTCTGGTTTTTTTTCTGACCAACACGTGGTGGACGATCCGCTACCAGGGGCCCAAGGGGCTTCTTTTGCATTTGTTCGGGCCCAAGGGGGGGCTTAGAGGTTGGATCGCCATCCCCTTAGCTCTCATTTTTGTGGCCGTGGGGTTCATTGAGATTATCTCCATTCTTATCCGGCCCGTGGCGCTTTCAGTCCGGCTATATGGAAATATCTTTGCGGGAGAAGCGGTTTTGGACGTCATGCTGGGCTATCTCTGGGGACTTCCGGCGGTACCGTTTTACTTTTTGGAAGTCCTGGTTGCGGTGGCCCAGGCGATGGTTTTTTCGCTCTTGACCATTGCTTTTACGGCGACGACTTGCTCCCATATTGAGGAAGCCCATCCTCACAAGTAG
- a CDS encoding P-loop NTPase family protein, whose amino-acid sequence MTTHKTEGKRLILVHGEKGGVGKSTFARTLAEFYTEHFIPWHGYDCDANRGPLFRCYKDRVSTVSLYQVQSIDSILSGLTKPYDRLIVDLGARSGELVQRWMDDVDLLALQDELPFTLTVALVIGPLQDSIDIVCQTLESLKDKAKYVVVKNQYFGQDAFGLYDRSRAPSLLKRYRSVEISLPALASPAFLQVDAENLAWRAATMDDRLDLGTRQRVKTFLRSAFEQLEKAADFL is encoded by the coding sequence ATGACGACCCATAAAACCGAGGGTAAACGGTTAATCCTAGTTCACGGGGAAAAAGGGGGTGTCGGCAAAAGCACTTTTGCCCGTACCCTGGCGGAGTTTTATACGGAACACTTTATTCCCTGGCATGGATACGACTGTGATGCCAACCGAGGTCCCCTATTTCGTTGTTACAAAGACCGGGTGAGCACGGTTTCGCTTTACCAAGTGCAAAGCATTGACTCGATCCTATCAGGGCTAACCAAGCCCTACGATCGGCTTATCGTGGATCTAGGAGCCCGCAGCGGAGAACTCGTGCAGCGTTGGATGGACGATGTGGATCTTCTCGCGTTGCAGGACGAGCTTCCCTTTACCCTCACGGTGGCTTTGGTCATCGGACCGCTCCAAGATTCGATCGACATTGTGTGTCAAACGCTTGAAAGTCTCAAAGACAAGGCCAAGTACGTGGTGGTCAAAAACCAGTACTTTGGCCAGGACGCCTTTGGCCTGTATGATCGGAGCCGGGCTCCCAGTCTCCTCAAGCGGTACCGGTCGGTGGAGATCAGCCTACCCGCACTGGCAAGCCCTGCCTTCTTACAAGTCGACGCGGAGAACCTTGCTTGGAGAGCTGCTACCATGGACGATCGGCTCGATTTGGGGACGCGCCAAAGGGTCAAGACCTTTCTGCGTTCAGCTTTCGAGCAGCTGGAGAAGGCAGCCGATTTCCTCTAG
- the atpF gene encoding F0F1 ATP synthase subunit B → MEETLLQLGISWPKLLAQTLNFAIVLFVLQRYAYRPILRLLEERRERIAESLRKAEEIDRLLAEAEAKRKAIVMEANQRASQIIEEAQRAAEVQGQRYLDRALQESEQILAKARELAAREREQTLAEVRRQVVRLVVELTSRVSGKVLTQEDHRRLQEETLAELERN, encoded by the coding sequence ATGGAAGAAACACTCCTCCAGCTGGGGATTTCCTGGCCGAAGCTCTTGGCCCAGACGCTCAATTTTGCGATCGTTCTTTTTGTGCTCCAGCGGTATGCCTACCGCCCGATTTTGCGACTTTTGGAAGAGCGCAGGGAGCGGATCGCCGAGAGTCTTCGCAAGGCCGAGGAGATCGATCGGCTCCTAGCGGAGGCTGAAGCCAAGCGCAAAGCCATCGTCATGGAGGCGAACCAGCGGGCGAGCCAGATTATCGAGGAGGCACAACGGGCCGCCGAGGTGCAAGGACAGCGCTATTTGGACCGGGCCTTGCAGGAATCGGAGCAAATTTTAGCGAAAGCCCGGGAGCTTGCCGCTCGGGAACGGGAACAAACCCTCGCTGAGGTTCGGCGGCAGGTGGTGCGCTTGGTCGTGGAATTAACTTCCAGGGTTTCAGGTAAGGTTCTAACGCAGGAGGATCACCGGAGACTTCAGGAAGAAACACTGGCTGAGCTGGAGCGGAACTAG
- the atpA gene encoding F0F1 ATP synthase subunit alpha — protein sequence MTISILEELERELAEVKREPVRANVGVVREVADGVVKMEGLSDVGMHEVVEFPQRRTELGTPKRALVLNLEETEVGAIVLGSFEDIREGDEVRATGQLLQVPAGLELLGRVVNALGEPLDGKGPIAAETFYPVERIAPGIIKRRPVNQPVQTGIVAIDAMIPIGRGQRELIIGDRSTGKTTIALDTIINQARLNKAYQNEEGFRPLYSIYVAIGQKNSSVARILNVLESEGAMPWTIVVVAAASDSATAQYLAPFAGCAMGEWFMDHGMDALIVYDDLSKHAVAYRQVSLVLKRPSGREAYPGDIFYLHSRLLERAARLNEHSGNGSLTALPIIETQAGDVSAYIPTNVISITDGQIYLETDLFYQGIRPAINVGLSVSRVGSAAQIKAIKQVAGKVKLELAQYRELAAFAQFAAELDPVTKGKLDRGARIVEVFKQSQYQPVPVELQVAILWALQNHFFDPIPIEKVKLFQEKLGEYLVSRQASLLEDIRRRKALDSDLEERLRDAVQNFAESFSS from the coding sequence ATGACCATTTCGATACTGGAAGAACTGGAACGGGAGCTGGCAGAGGTAAAACGGGAACCCGTCCGGGCCAACGTGGGAGTCGTCCGTGAGGTGGCCGATGGGGTCGTCAAGATGGAGGGCTTAAGCGATGTGGGGATGCATGAGGTGGTCGAGTTCCCTCAGCGACGAACCGAGCTAGGGACTCCCAAAAGGGCCCTTGTCCTCAATCTTGAGGAGACCGAGGTAGGTGCTATCGTGCTGGGCTCCTTTGAGGATATCCGGGAGGGTGACGAGGTCCGGGCCACCGGCCAACTCTTGCAAGTTCCTGCGGGGTTGGAGTTATTGGGTCGCGTGGTCAATGCGCTGGGGGAACCGTTGGATGGGAAGGGTCCGATTGCCGCGGAAACGTTCTACCCGGTAGAGAGGATCGCCCCAGGGATTATCAAACGGCGTCCTGTGAACCAGCCGGTCCAGACAGGGATTGTCGCGATTGACGCCATGATTCCCATTGGGCGAGGGCAGCGAGAGCTGATCATCGGGGATCGGTCCACAGGAAAGACAACGATTGCGCTGGACACCATTATTAATCAAGCTCGCCTCAACAAGGCCTATCAAAACGAGGAAGGATTTCGGCCGTTGTATTCCATTTACGTTGCTATCGGCCAGAAAAATTCCAGCGTGGCTCGCATCCTCAACGTGCTGGAATCGGAAGGAGCAATGCCTTGGACGATTGTAGTCGTTGCGGCTGCGTCCGATTCGGCCACGGCGCAGTATCTTGCCCCCTTTGCCGGGTGTGCCATGGGGGAATGGTTTATGGATCACGGCATGGATGCTTTGATTGTGTATGATGATCTTTCCAAGCATGCGGTGGCCTACCGGCAGGTTTCGCTTGTGTTAAAACGCCCTTCGGGACGGGAGGCATACCCAGGAGATATTTTCTATCTTCACTCGCGGCTCTTGGAGCGGGCAGCTCGGCTTAATGAGCATAGCGGCAACGGTAGTCTTACCGCGTTGCCCATTATTGAAACACAGGCGGGAGACGTGTCTGCTTACATCCCCACCAATGTGATCTCGATCACCGACGGCCAGATTTATTTGGAGACCGATCTGTTTTACCAGGGAATTCGACCGGCCATTAACGTGGGTCTTTCGGTTTCGCGGGTGGGTTCGGCCGCTCAAATCAAAGCGATCAAACAGGTGGCAGGGAAAGTCAAGCTCGAGCTAGCACAGTACCGCGAGCTGGCGGCTTTTGCTCAGTTTGCTGCCGAGCTAGATCCTGTGACCAAGGGGAAGCTGGATCGCGGAGCTCGGATTGTCGAGGTCTTTAAGCAAAGCCAGTATCAACCGGTTCCGGTAGAGCTCCAGGTCGCTATCCTGTGGGCACTTCAGAACCATTTCTTTGATCCGATCCCCATCGAAAAGGTCAAGCTCTTCCAGGAAAAACTGGGAGAATACCTGGTGTCCCGGCAAGCGAGTCTCTTAGAAGACATTCGCCGACGCAAAGCGTTGGATTCGGATTTGGAGGAAAGACTGCGGGACGCGGTGCAGAATTTTGCGGAAAGCTTTTCCTCTTAG
- a CDS encoding rhomboid family intramembrane serine protease: protein MTWVSPPPARFHGALFDHLRRSPVTYFLVASNFSVYLVQLVAIFFFGSVRFRSLFSLSLDGLARGWYWQGLTYAWLHAEFLPFHLFLNVLLIYILGWELESLLGSLRFALLYLGSVLAGAAGWFVADPGDMQGVMGASGAVFGLITGFASLRATERFWVLFPIPVVASARTLAWLLVAFEALCQLFHWMPQVAHSAHLGGAIFGYLFVRLLPLTPPWQVPSYQAQAR from the coding sequence ATGACGTGGGTTTCTCCCCCGCCGGCTCGATTCCATGGGGCGCTCTTCGATCATCTGCGTCGGTCCCCGGTGACCTATTTCCTTGTGGCAAGCAACTTCTCGGTGTACCTCGTTCAACTGGTCGCCATTTTCTTTTTTGGATCGGTCCGGTTTCGAAGCCTTTTTTCGTTGAGTTTGGATGGCTTGGCCCGGGGATGGTACTGGCAGGGCCTAACCTACGCCTGGCTCCACGCAGAATTTTTACCCTTTCACCTCTTTCTCAATGTTCTTTTGATCTACATTTTGGGGTGGGAGCTGGAAAGTCTTCTCGGGAGCTTGCGATTTGCTCTTTTGTACCTGGGCAGCGTATTGGCAGGTGCGGCGGGGTGGTTCGTAGCGGATCCGGGAGACATGCAGGGAGTCATGGGTGCCAGCGGTGCCGTCTTTGGGTTAATCACCGGTTTTGCTTCCTTGCGTGCGACGGAACGATTCTGGGTCCTTTTCCCTATCCCGGTGGTCGCCAGCGCTCGAACGCTTGCTTGGCTTTTGGTGGCCTTTGAAGCCCTTTGCCAGCTGTTCCATTGGATGCCCCAGGTGGCCCATTCAGCTCACCTGGGAGGGGCGATTTTCGGTTATCTTTTTGTCCGGCTCCTCCCTCTGACTCCTCCTTGGCAGGTGCCCTCCTACCAAGCCCAGGCACGATGA
- the uvrA gene encoding excinuclease ABC subunit UvrA codes for MSFDVIRVQGAREHNLQNLSLSIPKNRLVVLTGVSGSGKSSLAFDTLYAEGQRRYMESLSADARVWLGQLQKPEVDYIEGIPPAIAIGQNAYAGTSPRATVATATEIYDVLRILFAHCGTPHDPSTGRELRRYTVSEIVDRIVGESSQTLVQILAPVVEGQKGQFRDVVERLRREGFLRARIDGQWVLLEEVRGLAKGRAHTIEVVVDRLRVSPQARLRLADSVELALRLGGGRVRVVVGEEGPEAKEWLASVLPFDPQTGFCFGELTPRHFSFNNPLGACEACHGLGTELVVDADALISDPRAPLSELPFAPLAELPKGIRVAYGTAIRELAARYGERWDRSWEDCSLEFRRCVLWGENDSKASQDSATAKEHGWEGLVGALARLYREARSSFIQRKLEPYLSPAPCSRCGGTRLKSEIRAVTVASRGFGPMGIGEVVGLTVRKACQWVEGLFWEEGGQGNKAGRELQAQLRKRLRLLEEIGLGYLTLDRPLSSLSGGELQRIRIASQLGSQLSGVLYVLDEPSIGLHPRDHYRLLSVLRQIRDLGNTVIVVEHDEETIRASDYIIELGPKAGSQGGRVVACGTPQELQSNPRSLTGALLRGELRMTPPIERKKPQASLRVIGAKEHNLKNLTVAFPLGLFTCVTGVSGSGKSTLVMDVLARGLFRRLCGGRERPGAHEAMEGVEHIDRVIVVDQSPIGRSPRSNALSYCGILEPIRELFAQVPAARVRGYGPSRFSFNLAGGRCERCRGEGFVRIEMTLLPPMEVLCDHCQGRRFNRETLEITYKGKNIADVLDLTVEEALEFFRNVPRVREKLSVLAEMGLGYLRLGQPASTLSGGEAQRLKLATELSKRSTGRTVYLMDEPTTGLHQADIQKLLEVIRRLRDLGNTVIVIEHHLEVIQCADYVIDLGPEAGEEGGEIVAQGTPEEIAAHPGSITGQWLRKVMACPGPK; via the coding sequence ATGTCTTTCGATGTCATTCGTGTGCAGGGGGCTCGGGAGCACAACTTGCAGAACCTGAGCCTTTCGATTCCGAAAAATCGCCTCGTCGTTCTTACTGGGGTTAGTGGTTCGGGTAAGTCCTCCCTTGCTTTTGATACCCTTTATGCGGAAGGGCAACGGCGCTATATGGAGAGCCTTTCGGCCGATGCGCGGGTTTGGCTTGGGCAGCTCCAGAAACCTGAGGTGGACTATATCGAGGGGATACCTCCGGCGATTGCGATCGGTCAAAACGCCTACGCTGGGACGAGTCCCCGGGCCACCGTGGCAACAGCCACGGAGATCTACGATGTGTTGCGAATTCTCTTTGCGCATTGTGGGACCCCGCACGATCCTAGCACCGGAAGAGAGCTTCGTCGCTACACGGTGAGCGAAATTGTGGATCGGATTGTTGGGGAATCGTCCCAGACGCTGGTCCAGATTCTGGCTCCGGTGGTCGAAGGACAAAAAGGCCAATTCCGGGATGTAGTCGAGCGGCTCCGGCGAGAGGGATTTTTACGAGCGCGAATCGACGGCCAGTGGGTGCTCTTAGAAGAAGTCCGTGGATTGGCCAAGGGCCGGGCTCATACGATTGAGGTAGTGGTCGACCGGCTCCGTGTCTCTCCGCAGGCCCGCTTGCGGCTTGCAGACTCGGTCGAGCTGGCTCTTCGCCTCGGTGGGGGAAGGGTCCGCGTGGTGGTGGGTGAGGAGGGGCCAGAGGCCAAGGAGTGGCTTGCCTCCGTTTTGCCCTTTGATCCGCAGACAGGATTTTGTTTTGGTGAGCTTACCCCTCGTCATTTTTCGTTTAACAATCCGTTGGGGGCTTGTGAGGCGTGTCATGGGTTAGGTACAGAGCTTGTAGTGGATGCGGACGCTCTGATTTCCGATCCTCGAGCTCCCTTGTCTGAACTTCCGTTTGCGCCGCTAGCCGAGTTGCCGAAGGGGATCCGGGTGGCGTATGGCACAGCCATTCGGGAGCTGGCGGCTCGATATGGAGAGCGTTGGGATCGATCGTGGGAGGATTGTTCGTTGGAGTTTCGCCGGTGTGTTCTTTGGGGAGAAAACGATTCAAAGGCTTCCCAGGACTCGGCAACGGCAAAGGAGCACGGGTGGGAAGGGCTTGTGGGGGCGCTGGCGAGACTGTACCGGGAAGCTCGCTCCTCCTTCATCCAGCGGAAGCTTGAGCCCTACCTTTCCCCCGCCCCCTGTTCCCGGTGTGGAGGGACGCGTCTTAAATCAGAGATCCGGGCGGTGACTGTAGCCAGTCGCGGCTTTGGTCCCATGGGGATCGGGGAGGTTGTGGGCTTAACGGTTCGCAAAGCTTGCCAGTGGGTCGAGGGACTCTTTTGGGAAGAGGGCGGGCAGGGAAATAAGGCTGGCCGGGAACTGCAGGCCCAGCTCCGGAAGCGGTTGCGTCTTTTGGAGGAAATCGGGCTTGGGTATCTGACGTTGGATCGGCCGCTTTCGAGTCTTTCGGGAGGAGAACTCCAGCGGATTCGGATCGCCTCCCAGCTAGGCTCGCAATTGAGCGGGGTTCTGTATGTGCTGGATGAACCTTCCATCGGGCTGCATCCCAGGGATCACTACCGGCTTTTGTCGGTCTTGCGCCAGATACGCGATTTAGGGAACACGGTCATTGTTGTGGAACATGATGAAGAGACAATCCGGGCTTCGGATTACATCATAGAGCTGGGCCCTAAGGCGGGATCGCAAGGGGGAAGAGTCGTAGCCTGCGGGACCCCGCAGGAACTCCAAAGCAATCCTCGCTCGCTCACGGGAGCCCTGCTTCGAGGCGAACTCCGCATGACTCCCCCTATCGAGCGAAAGAAACCCCAAGCTTCGCTACGGGTCATTGGCGCCAAGGAACACAACCTAAAGAATCTCACGGTTGCTTTCCCTTTGGGGCTCTTTACGTGTGTGACCGGGGTGAGCGGTTCAGGGAAAAGCACGCTGGTGATGGACGTTTTGGCCCGTGGTCTTTTCCGGCGTCTTTGCGGGGGCCGCGAACGCCCGGGAGCCCACGAGGCCATGGAGGGAGTTGAGCACATTGACCGGGTGATCGTCGTGGATCAGTCACCCATCGGTCGAAGCCCGCGTTCCAATGCTCTGTCCTATTGCGGGATTTTGGAACCCATTCGAGAGCTATTCGCTCAGGTTCCCGCTGCTCGGGTTCGGGGGTACGGACCGAGCCGGTTCAGTTTTAACCTGGCCGGCGGGCGATGCGAACGATGTCGCGGGGAAGGGTTCGTTCGGATCGAGATGACCTTGCTTCCCCCTATGGAGGTCCTTTGTGACCATTGCCAGGGGCGGCGGTTTAACCGCGAAACTCTCGAAATCACCTACAAGGGAAAAAATATCGCTGACGTTTTAGACCTGACCGTAGAGGAAGCTTTGGAGTTTTTCCGCAATGTTCCTCGTGTCCGAGAGAAACTTTCGGTGTTAGCGGAGATGGGGCTGGGGTATTTACGGCTTGGCCAACCTGCCAGCACCCTTTCGGGAGGGGAAGCCCAGCGACTGAAACTAGCCACGGAACTTTCCAAGCGTTCGACCGGCAGAACGGTCTACCTCATGGACGAACCCACCACCGGGCTTCATCAGGCGGACATCCAGAAGCTGCTTGAGGTCATTCGGAGACTTCGCGATTTAGGAAACACGGTGATTGTCATCGAACATCACCTCGAAGTCATCCAGTGCGCCGACTATGTGATCGATCTTGGTCCAGAGGCAGGTGAGGAGGGAGGGGAAATAGTGGCCCAGGGGACCCCTGAGGAAATAGCGGCTCATCCAGGGAGTATCACGGGACAATGGTTACGCAAAGTCATGGCATGCCCCGGCCCGAAGTAA
- a CDS encoding HD domain-containing protein — translation MPLFFTEFLQKPVGGHKHHRPFHPRTEKGATAELAESQTKPTFVTMKEQDRFAWLWQKAVSFAARKHRGQFRKDGKTPYIAHPLRVAVVLLHLFGISDERALCAAILHDTLEDTRTDYDELAQEFGREIADLVSILSKDARVPEPQRETEYRARLLEAPWQAWAVKLADVYDNLSESDPNSPSFAKIQAQAQWIVGVTQGKEGLAKGRQQLLELLSSLAKLGNLQTPLGQDFAPSPMAMAPDKG, via the coding sequence TTGCCTCTTTTCTTCACCGAATTTTTGCAAAAACCCGTTGGAGGCCACAAACACCACCGGCCGTTCCATCCTCGGACAGAAAAAGGGGCCACGGCGGAACTGGCCGAAAGCCAAACTAAGCCTACCTTTGTTACCATGAAGGAACAAGATCGCTTTGCGTGGCTGTGGCAAAAGGCCGTTTCCTTTGCAGCAAGAAAACATCGAGGGCAGTTCCGTAAGGACGGCAAAACCCCCTACATCGCCCATCCTCTTCGCGTTGCCGTGGTGCTTTTGCACCTATTTGGGATTTCGGATGAACGTGCCCTCTGCGCTGCCATTCTTCATGACACTCTCGAGGACACCCGTACCGACTATGATGAGCTAGCCCAAGAGTTTGGCAGGGAAATTGCCGACCTTGTATCCATCTTAAGCAAGGACGCCCGAGTTCCCGAGCCCCAAAGGGAAACCGAATACCGCGCCCGGCTCCTAGAGGCCCCTTGGCAAGCCTGGGCGGTTAAGCTGGCCGACGTATATGACAATCTTTCCGAATCGGACCCCAATTCCCCTTCCTTTGCCAAGATTCAAGCTCAAGCCCAATGGATTGTGGGTGTCACGCAAGGGAAAGAAGGGCTAGCCAAAGGGCGACAGCAGCTTTTAGAGCTTTTATCCTCCTTGGCCAAATTGGGAAACTTACAAACCCCCCTCGGGCAGGACTTTGCTCCTAGCCCCATGGCCATGGCACCGGACAAGGGGTAA
- the nadC gene encoding carboxylating nicotinate-nucleotide diphosphorylase has protein sequence MTTISGSKDSTPQPLRWERLWDSHQKEIQRLIRAAFREDCGPFQGAHWEKLSQKDVTTRWFVPPGTRAQARVVAKEPCVVCGVALAALCFRKLDPSIQWVGQVAEGERVEAGQVVLTVVGHLQAIATAERVALNFLGRLSGIATMARNLVEALGGARVTLLDTRKTTPGLRILEKYAVACGGMENHRWTLGEMVLLKDTHLVYYRNENWKELAERISQFRQRFPGVPVWIEAETLGEARQFASLGVDGILLDNFSLEELRQAVNELGKKVQLEASGGIGLGNLREVAQTGVVRISLGQVTRAAVWSDFSLQTELLSPSG, from the coding sequence ATGACGACTATTAGCGGTTCCAAAGATTCCACGCCCCAACCCCTTCGATGGGAACGGTTGTGGGATTCCCACCAGAAAGAAATCCAACGCCTGATCCGTGCCGCTTTCCGGGAGGATTGTGGGCCCTTCCAGGGTGCCCACTGGGAAAAGCTTTCTCAAAAGGATGTCACAACCCGGTGGTTCGTCCCGCCGGGGACAAGGGCTCAAGCGCGGGTTGTGGCCAAGGAACCCTGCGTGGTTTGTGGAGTAGCCCTCGCCGCTTTGTGTTTTCGCAAGCTGGATCCCTCGATCCAGTGGGTTGGTCAGGTTGCAGAAGGAGAGCGGGTGGAGGCGGGGCAAGTGGTGCTCACCGTCGTAGGCCATTTGCAAGCGATCGCTACCGCGGAGCGGGTCGCACTGAATTTCCTAGGACGCCTTTCCGGAATAGCCACCATGGCGCGCAACTTGGTTGAGGCTCTCGGGGGGGCCAGGGTAACCCTTTTGGATACTCGAAAAACAACTCCCGGGCTGCGGATCTTAGAAAAATATGCCGTGGCTTGTGGGGGGATGGAGAATCATCGTTGGACGCTGGGCGAGATGGTGCTCCTAAAGGACACCCACCTTGTATATTACCGGAACGAGAACTGGAAGGAGCTAGCGGAAAGGATTAGCCAGTTCCGGCAGCGTTTTCCCGGGGTTCCAGTGTGGATCGAAGCCGAAACTCTTGGGGAGGCACGTCAGTTCGCCAGCCTTGGGGTGGATGGCATCTTGCTTGACAATTTTTCCCTTGAGGAACTGCGTCAGGCGGTGAACGAGCTAGGAAAAAAGGTACAGCTAGAAGCATCTGGCGGAATCGGGTTAGGCAACCTGCGGGAGGTAGCCCAGACGGGGGTGGTACGGATTTCGCTTGGTCAAGTGACTCGAGCGGCAGTATGGAGCGATTTTTCCTTGCAAACCGAGCTTTTGTCCCCTTCCGGCTAA
- a CDS encoding F0F1 ATP synthase subunit delta — MKVGREAKKKAKSLFRQCLLEGELDPEKFRVVVREFLQQRPRGYRAVLVRLRQLVACEISRRTFRVTSAQPLPDEGEEIFRRLEERFGSPLAREFHVDPDLIAGLRIQVGSQLWDGSLRARLKRLEEVLV, encoded by the coding sequence ATGAAGGTCGGAAGGGAAGCCAAAAAGAAGGCCAAAAGCCTTTTCCGCCAGTGTTTGCTGGAAGGAGAACTGGATCCGGAGAAGTTCCGGGTCGTGGTCCGGGAGTTCTTGCAGCAAAGACCCAGAGGTTACCGAGCGGTGCTTGTGCGGTTACGACAACTGGTTGCCTGTGAAATCAGCCGGAGGACCTTCCGGGTGACTTCGGCCCAGCCACTCCCCGACGAAGGGGAGGAGATTTTCCGCCGCCTTGAAGAGCGATTTGGGTCTCCCCTGGCGCGAGAGTTTCACGTCGATCCAGATCTTATTGCAGGTTTACGCATCCAGGTAGGTTCCCAGCTTTGGGATGGTTCGCTTCGGGCAAGGTTGAAGCGATTGGAGGAGGTCTTGGTGTGA